GGCGGGACCCGGGCGACGGCCCCGCCCCCGGCGCGCACCCCGGCGCCGGCACCCGCCGCCTCCGCGTCCCGCCTCTCCACCAGCGACCTGGGCTCGCTCGGGTGGCCGGTGGACGGCCGGATCCTCTACCGCTTCGGCCGCACCACCACGCCGAGCGGGACGGTGCTCCGCTGGAACGGGGTCGGGATCGGCGCGGCGAAGGGGACCCCGGTGAAGGCCGTGGAGGCCGGCACCGTCGCGCTGGCGGAGCCGTTCGAGGGGTACGGCCCCAGCGTGGTGGTGAGCCACGGCGGCGGCTACTACTCGCTCTACCTCTACCTGGACGAGGTGCGCGTGGCCGAGGGCGCCGAGATCGCCCGCGGCCAGGTGGTCGGCACGGTGGGCGGCGAGGGGACGCCGGAGGGGACGCACATCGAGTTCCAGATCCGCGCCCCCGGCGGCCAGGCGGTGGATCCGCTGGCGTGGCTCAGGAAGAGGTAGAACGGAAGTGCGTGAGTGCGAAAGTGCGGCCCCCTCCCGGCTCGCCTTAGGCTCGCCACCCTCCCCCGCATGCGGGGGAGGGTTTCTTGTTTTGGGGCTCTCTGCCCTTCCCCGCCCCTTGTGCGGAGGGAGACTGCCGGGGCAGTTTCCGGCAGGCTCACGGAGCCGGAGCGGAGACCGGGGGTAGTATCCCGGGCTCCGCGACCCGCGCAGGAGACAGGCCGGCCGTTTGGCCTGGCTCCGGAGCGGCCCCAACACAGAACGCAACAGCACGGCTGGAGTAACGAAACGATGCCGCTGATCCCCCTGCAGGGACATGAGACGATGCGGGCCGCGCTCGCGGCCTCCGTGCGCGACGGGGAGCTGCCGCATTCGCTCCTGCTGCACGGGGCGGAGGGGATCGGCAAGGAGCGCTTCGGGCTCTGGCTGGCGCAGCGGATCGTGTGCGAGGACTCCCAGGGCGGCACCGAGCCGTGCGGGGCTTGCCTCCACTGCCGGCTGGTGGCGCGGCTGGAGCACCCGGACGTGCACTGGTTCTTCCCCCTCCCGCGCCCCGAGGCCACCGGGCCGGACCGGCTGAGGGAGAAGCTGGAGGAGGCGCGCGCGGTGGAGCTGGCGGCACGGCGCGGCGACCCCTTCCACGTTCCCAGCTACGACCGGGCCCCTTCGTACTTCCTGGCGGCGATCCGCACCCTCCAGGAGCTGGCGGGGAACCGGCCCGCCATGGGGTCGCGCAAGGTGTTCGTGGTGGGCGACGCGGAGGCCATGGTGCCCCAGGAGTCCTCGCAGGAGGCGGCGAACGCCTTCCTCAAGCTCCTGGAGGAGCCGCCGGCCGACACGACGCTGATCCTCACTTCGTCCACCCCGGGGGCGCTCCTCCCCACCATCCGCTCGCGGGTCCTCCCGGTGCGGCTCCTCCCGCTGGCGGCGGAGGAGGTGCGGGACTTCCTGGTGCGCCGGAAGGGGATGCCGGAGCGGGAGGCGGAGGGCGTCGCGGCGCTCTCCGGGGGGGCGATCGGGAGGGCGCTGCGCCTCCTCCCGGTGGGTGACGCGCCGGGGCCGCTGGAGAAGCAGCGCCAGGCGGGACGGTCGCTCCTCATGGCGGCGGTGGCGGATTCGCCGACGGCGCGGCTCGCGGCGGCCCTCGCGGAGGCGCCCACCGGCGGGCGCGGCGAGTTCACCGGGACGCTGGAGGCGTTCGCCGTCTGGCTCCGCGACCTCATGGCCGCGGCCACCGGGGCGCCCGAGCACGTGGTGAACGCGGGTGATGTGGAGACGCTGTCCCAGGTGGTGCGTCGGCGGGACATCCGGCCGCTCGGCGTGGGGCGGGCGCTGGACCGGGTGCACCGGGCCATGGAGCTCGCCTCCGGGAACGTGAACCCGCAGCTGATCCTGGCGGACCTGCTGCGCGGGGTCCGGTCGGACCTGCTGAACGCCGCGTGAGGGCGCCGTGACCGCGGGCGGCAGCGGCTTCACCCACCTGGACGCAGAGGGGCGCCCGCGGATGGTGGACGTGGGGGAGAAGGAGACGACCCGGCGCGTGGCCGTGGCGGAGGGACGCATCGTCACCAGCGCGGAGACGGTGCGCGCGATCCGGGAAGGCACCACGCCCAAGGGGAACGTGCTGCTGGTGGCGCAGATCGCGGGGATCACCGGGGCCAAGCGCACGGCCGACCTGATCCCGCTCTGCCATCCCCTCCCGCTCACCTCGGTGGAGGTGGAGCTGGAGGCGGACGAAGCGCTCCCCGGGGTGCGCGCCACCGCCACCGCCCGGGTGGACGGGAAGACGGGAGTGGAGATGGAGGCGCTGACCGCGGTGGCCGCGGCGCTGCTCACGGTCTACGACATGTGCAAGGCCCGGGACCGGGGAATGCGGATCGAAGCTATCCGGTTGGTACGTAAGGAAGGTGGCCGCAGCGGGGCATGGGAGGGGGCCCCGGAGTAGCCGCGGCGGGCACGGCGCTTGCTCTGCGGAGGGTAACTCTAGCCCGGAGGCGCTATGCAGTCTCTTCTCCTGAAGCTGCAGGCCGACGTCGCTGCGCGTAAGCAGCCACGGACGGAGATCTGGCCGGCAGTTCGGGGCGCGACGCTCGGGATCCTGCTCTTCGTGTTCGCGTTCCAGCTGGGAGCAACCTCGGTGGAGCCGGACGGGTGGGCCGTGGAGTGGCAGCAGCGGTTCCTGGCAGGGGACGCCCGCCTGCAGTCGCTGGAGGGGCAGATCGACCTGCAGCGGCTGCAGATCGAGCGCCTGGAGCGGATCCACGCCAACTCCGCGAAGTACGGGATCTCTGCCGACCTGGCGGCCTCGATCGAGGAGATCGCGCTGGCGGAGCAGATCGATCCCGAGCTGGCCTTCGGGCTCGTGCGGGTGGAGAGCGAGTTCAACCAGCGGGCCGTCAGCCCGGTGGGGGCGGTCGGGTTCACGCAGCTCATGCCGGAGACGGCGCGCTTCCTGGCGCCCGGCATCTCCCGGGGAGAGATGTTCGACCGGGACACCAACCTGAGGCTCGGCTTCCGCTTCCTGCGGATGATGATCGAGAAGTACGGGGGCGACGTCCAGCTCGCGCTCCTGGCCTACAACCGCGGCCCGCACCGGGTGGACGGGCTGCTGAAGGCCGGCCAGAACCCGGACAACGGCTACGCCCGCATGGTGCTGGGCAAGGCCCGGTAGGACCCGGGGACGCAGAACGTTCGCGCCGCCGCACGGAAGCTCCGTGCGGCGGCGCGCTGCGTATGGGACCGGGCGGCGCGGGGGCTTCAGTCGCCGGTCATCAGGTAGTTGCCCATGACGCGGTTGGTGGCGTTGAGCACGGCGATGGCCGCGGACTCGTGCGGGCTCTCGCGCGCCAGGGAGGCGCCGATCAGCGGGCCGCGCCCGTGGTCGGCGTGCAGGAGCACGGCGACCAGGTCGGTGTCGAAGGCCCGGAGCGTCCGGATCCCCACCAGCCGGAAGCGCAACGCCTCCCCCACCAGCGCCCCGATGCTCCGGAGCGTGGCGAGGGCCGCGAGGCGCAGCTCTACGGTGTCGCCGCTCTCCCCCTCCACCTGCTCTTCGTAGACGCACCCCTCCCACTCCAGCGACACCGTTGCGACGGCCCGCCCCGCGGCGGGCCGGTGGAGGGTGGCGCCCCGGAAGCGGACGCGGCGCGCCGGCTGGGGGGCCGCCAGGAAGGATACGTGCAGCTGAGCGGTGCCGCGGTCCAGGCCGTGGCGGGCGAGCACCGCCCCGGCCTGCATCTCCAGGCGGGCCGGCTCGCCCCGCTCGCACACCAGGTGCACGGCCAGCGGAGGTCCGTCGAGCAGGGCCGCGCGCACTCCGTCGAGCGACTGGAGCTCGGCGCGCAGCCGGTCCCGGCCGGCCTCGTCGAGTTCGGGGGAGGTCATGGACACGAGATTCCGGGTGAGTTGCACCGGAACGTACGGCTCCGCCCGCCGCGGTGTCAAGAAAAACGGAGGCGCGGCTCAGAGCCGCGCCTCCGTGAGGGCCGGGCGGGACCCGGGTCTCCGTCAGAAGCGGAGGAGCGCCCCCACCCCCCGCAGGTCGCCCACCTGGCCGGGATCCGTAAAGGCGATCTCCACCCCCTGCCCCTCGGCCATGCGGACCAGCTCCTCCACCGCGTCCACCTCCTCCAGCTCGCTGGACCCGCAGTACGAGCACCGGTCCATCCCCCGGGCGTAGACGAAGTCGCACTGCTTGCAGCGGGCGCCGTCCTGGCTCTGGTCGCGCGCGATCACCACGGTGTCCACCTTCCCCTCCTGGAGCGCGGTGAGCGTCCCCTGGAGCCCGGCGGTCGCCAGGTAGTCGTGCGCGACCCGGTCGCGGACGCGCTCCACCACCTCCTGCCGCTCCCGGTCCTCGTGCGCGTCCAGGTGCGGCTGGAGCCGACTCAGGATGTCGGTGGTGCTGTCGTCCACCCAGGCGTTGCCTGTGTACACCACCTTCTCCTGGAGCTGCTCGGTGAGGAACTCGCGGAACTTGGCGACGTTCTCCTCCGTCCCCAGGATCACCAGGTCGTCCGGCTTGTACCGCGACACGAAGACCTCCACCTCCTTCGCGAACTCCTTGAAGAAGTGGCGCATCTCCTCCGCCTTGCGGCGCTGGTAGCGGGCCTGCGAGTACCCCCCGGCCTGGACGTGCGAGGGCGCCGGAATCGGGTCGCCGTGCACCTCGATCTCGTCCAGGAGCGTCCCCAGGTAGACGCTGAGGATGCGGACGTGCTCGCGGTCGAGCAGGATCACGCCGTGATGGTGGTAGCTCTCGATCACCTGCGCCAGCGGTCCGATCACGGGGCGCGGCGTCAGGAGCGCACGATTCTGCACCGGGACCGGGAACTGGAGCGCCTCGAACCAGCCGCCATCGAGCTCGGTGTAGATGACGACGCCGCGGTTCTCCTCGTCGAACTCGTCACGGAGCCACTCGCGCACACGCTCGAACGTGTCCGCGACGGCGGGAGCCCTGCTCCCGTCCATTTCCTCGAACTGCGCCTGCCGCTGGCTGAGGAAGACGTTGTGGGTCCGCTTGTTGTCGGAGTTGACCGACATGTCGAGGAAGAGCGAGAGGACCGGTTGTTCGCCGTCCTGCCGCTGGATCAAGCGCTCGATGTCCTGTTTCGTGATCATGGTCCGTCGGGTGGAAGTGGAGGGTCGTCGACCTTCCGGTCTTCGGCTGAGAGGGACCTGGGTAATGCAATTGTCTTGCCTGCTCCCCCGCGGGAGCGCGCGGTGGACACCCTGCGGTGCGCCGGACGTGGCGGAAATGAACCGATCGGCGGAAAGACCATGGCGGCGACCGCGGGTCGGCCGGGTGGACGGCCGTCGGGGATCCGGCTGGCGTGGAACGGCACGGGGGCACCGCACGGGTGTCCGTGCGGTGCCCCCTCCATGCGCCCCGCCCTCCCCCGCTACCGCCCGATCCAGTAGCTCGCCTTGATGACGAAGATGTTGTCGGGGCGTTGCCGGAAGATGGCGTTGGCGTCGCGCCCGAAGTCGAAGTCGCCGAACGGCTCGCTCCCCGCGCGCTGCTGCTGCCAGACCAGGAAGAGCGTGGAGCCCGGGCGGTACTCCCAGCGGAGCACCGCGTTCCCCCGCAGGGAGCGCACGTTGAGGTCCGGGTTGCGGAACGAGAACGCCTGGGCGGAGCGCTCCGAGGCCACGGCGCAGTTGCCGTTCGGGTCCGCCGTGTAGCGGCCGGCTGCCGCGTCGAAGCAGATCGTGCCGAAGTCCTCGCCGTAGACCCGGGTGCGGGTCGTGCGCGGCCCCTCGAACTCCTTGAACCGCGAATAGTCGCCGGCGAACACGAAGGGCTGCGCGAACAGCTCCAGCGTC
This region of Longimicrobiaceae bacterium genomic DNA includes:
- a CDS encoding peptidoglycan DD-metalloendopeptidase family protein, whose protein sequence is GGTRATAPPPARTPAPAPAASASRLSTSDLGSLGWPVDGRILYRFGRTTTPSGTVLRWNGVGIGAAKGTPVKAVEAGTVALAEPFEGYGPSVVVSHGGGYYSLYLYLDEVRVAEGAEIARGQVVGTVGGEGTPEGTHIEFQIRAPGGQAVDPLAWLRKR
- the moaC gene encoding cyclic pyranopterin monophosphate synthase MoaC, with the translated sequence MTAGGSGFTHLDAEGRPRMVDVGEKETTRRVAVAEGRIVTSAETVRAIREGTTPKGNVLLVAQIAGITGAKRTADLIPLCHPLPLTSVEVELEADEALPGVRATATARVDGKTGVEMEALTAVAAALLTVYDMCKARDRGMRIEAIRLVRKEGGRSGAWEGAPE
- a CDS encoding transglycosylase SLT domain-containing protein yields the protein MQSLLLKLQADVAARKQPRTEIWPAVRGATLGILLFVFAFQLGATSVEPDGWAVEWQQRFLAGDARLQSLEGQIDLQRLQIERLERIHANSAKYGISADLAASIEEIALAEQIDPELAFGLVRVESEFNQRAVSPVGAVGFTQLMPETARFLAPGISRGEMFDRDTNLRLGFRFLRMMIEKYGGDVQLALLAYNRGPHRVDGLLKAGQNPDNGYARMVLGKAR
- a CDS encoding VLRF1 family aeRF1-type release factor; this encodes MITKQDIERLIQRQDGEQPVLSLFLDMSVNSDNKRTHNVFLSQRQAQFEEMDGSRAPAVADTFERVREWLRDEFDEENRGVVIYTELDGGWFEALQFPVPVQNRALLTPRPVIGPLAQVIESYHHHGVILLDREHVRILSVYLGTLLDEIEVHGDPIPAPSHVQAGGYSQARYQRRKAEEMRHFFKEFAKEVEVFVSRYKPDDLVILGTEENVAKFREFLTEQLQEKVVYTGNAWVDDSTTDILSRLQPHLDAHEDRERQEVVERVRDRVAHDYLATAGLQGTLTALQEGKVDTVVIARDQSQDGARCKQCDFVYARGMDRCSYCGSSELEEVDAVEELVRMAEGQGVEIAFTDPGQVGDLRGVGALLRF